Below is a genomic region from Sphingomonas sp. KR3-1.
GCAGCGGCGAGTTGCCGAGGCGTCACGCCGATCACCGGCAAGGTCCGCCAGGTCGTGATCGCGAGATAGATCGGATAGGCGGCGAACCAGGCGGCGACGAGCCCCATCAGTCCCCAATGCACGCCGACCAGGAACGCGATCGGCAGGCAGAGCGCGCCGGTTGCGGAGTTCTGCGCACTGATCCCCGGGCGCCCGCAGGCATCGCTCGCCGGCGCGTATAGCACCTGCAGCGTCATCATCGGCATCGCGAGTGCCAGCCAGTGCACCACCGGCGCGGCCTCGGGCCATTTGGGGCCGAGCGCCACCGCGACCAGTGGGTCAGCGGTCGCGGCCATGCCGAGATAGAAGGGCATCGCGACCAGCATGACGAGCCGCACCGAGCGCGTGAAGGCATCGGCGACCGCGGCCTTGTCCTCCTTCAGGCGCGCATAGGCAGAGAAGGCGACCTCGTTGAGCGGCGGCACGAACTTGGAGACGAAGATCTGGGTGAGGAACAGGCTGGTCGTATAGATGCCCAGCATGTGCGGCTCGAACAGCCGGCCGGCGATGAACACGTCCGCCTGGCTCTGCGCGAACCAGAAGATCTGGCCGGTCGCCATCACGCCGCCATAGCGCGCAATGTCGCCGGCGCCGCGAAAGTCGAAGCTCGGCCACATCAGCGAGCGCGCGGCGATCGTCATGCCGATCGCCCGGGTGGCGAACAGGGCGATAGGGGCGGCGACCAGCGTCCAAACGCCGAGCCCCGCCATTGCACCCGTGAGCGCGGTGATCGCGCCGGCCAGTGCCGAGACGAAATTGACCAGCGCCTGTTTGCGAAAATCCATCTCGCGAGCGAGCAGGGCATAAGGCAGGGCGATGAACGGCGTCGCTATATAGAGCAGCGCCTGCACGCGCAGCAGGTCGGCGACCATCGGCTGGCGGTAATAGGCGGCGGCGAGCGGGGCAGCGAGGAACTGCGCGGCGCCCAGGCCGAAGTTCAGCAGGATCAGCATGCCGAACAGCTGGCGCTGCGCGGGGCGGCCGGCATCACCGCGCTGGATGAGCGCGCTGGCGAGTCCGTAGCCGTTGAGCATGTTCAACAGGACCAGGATCACCTGGGTCATCGCGAACAGGCCGTAGGCCGAGGGGCCAAGCAGCCGGATGACGATGAACGTCGATGCCCAGGTGAGCAGCTGGCCGAAGATCTGGGTGCCCGAACGCCAGATCACGGCGCTGCGTACCTGCTGGCGCAAGCTGGTGCCGTGGATGTCGGGGTCGGCCAATGCGGGTTCGCTCATATATGCGCGCTATGCGCCACTTCCCGTTTATGCGCCGTAAACCGCCCTATCGACGGATTTGCGGGGAAAACCGTGTGTCGGACTGCCGATTCGACGGGTGATTCGAGCGATTCGCAGCCGAAAGGGTCATCGAAACGTCATCCTGGCGATTGGCGGGCATCGGAAAAACCGCGGTTTTCTGGGGTTTTCTGGCTCTGTTTCGGAAAAAAGACAGAAAAGTACAAAACGCTGTTGACGGGTCGGAGGACCGGGCATAGAAGCCACTCCACCGACGCGGTGCTCCTCACCGGAACGCTTCGACGGTCACCAAAAGCAAGGCGCACAGG
It encodes:
- a CDS encoding lipopolysaccharide biosynthesis protein, producing MSEPALADPDIHGTSLRQQVRSAVIWRSGTQIFGQLLTWASTFIVIRLLGPSAYGLFAMTQVILVLLNMLNGYGLASALIQRGDAGRPAQRQLFGMLILLNFGLGAAQFLAAPLAAAYYRQPMVADLLRVQALLYIATPFIALPYALLAREMDFRKQALVNFVSALAGAITALTGAMAGLGVWTLVAAPIALFATRAIGMTIAARSLMWPSFDFRGAGDIARYGGVMATGQIFWFAQSQADVFIAGRLFEPHMLGIYTTSLFLTQIFVSKFVPPLNEVAFSAYARLKEDKAAVADAFTRSVRLVMLVAMPFYLGMAATADPLVAVALGPKWPEAAPVVHWLALAMPMMTLQVLYAPASDACGRPGISAQNSATGALCLPIAFLVGVHWGLMGLVAAWFAAYPIYLAITTWRTLPVIGVTPRQLAAAIAPPVLAAAAMALLVTGLDALLPPLPALPRLALLAAAGGLAYGGVLFAFARPMLLESIDLIRNRGA